One genomic region from Shewanella aestuarii encodes:
- the pepQ gene encoding Xaa-Pro dipeptidase — MEQIANLYYAHIAELSRRVAEISQRENLAGLVIHSGQPHRQFLDDMNYPFKVNPQFKAWLPILDNPNCWIIANGIDKPRLVFYRPVDFWHKVNDVPEAFWTEHFDIKILSKADRVAEHLPQDLCGWAYIGEHLDVADVLEFTSRNPDGVMNYLHYHRADKTQYELACLRRANQIAVKGHKAAKNAFFNGATEFEIQQQYLSEIGQGENEVPYGNIVALNQNAAILHYTALEHVSPAQRLSFLIDAGANYHGYAADITRTYAFEKNRFCELISALNKQQLAIIETMKPGVKYPDLHLQTHDRIANLLIEFDIARGDSEGLVESGVTSAFFPHGLGHMLGLQVHDMGGYSHDERGTHIPAPEAHPFLRCTRTLAANQVLTIEPGIYFIDSLLNELSAQAKQLVNWQVVDELRPFGGIRIEDNVIVHADRNENMTRDCGLE; from the coding sequence ATGGAGCAGATTGCTAACCTATATTATGCGCATATTGCCGAGTTAAGTCGTCGGGTTGCCGAAATTTCGCAACGCGAAAATCTTGCTGGATTAGTTATTCATTCTGGACAGCCCCATCGTCAATTTTTAGATGATATGAATTACCCATTTAAAGTTAACCCGCAGTTTAAGGCGTGGTTACCTATATTGGATAATCCCAATTGTTGGATTATTGCCAATGGTATTGATAAACCCAGACTGGTTTTTTATCGTCCGGTGGATTTTTGGCATAAAGTAAATGATGTTCCCGAGGCTTTTTGGACAGAACACTTTGACATAAAGATTTTATCTAAAGCGGATAGGGTTGCTGAACATTTACCTCAAGATTTATGCGGTTGGGCATATATAGGTGAGCATCTTGATGTTGCCGATGTATTAGAATTTACTTCTCGTAATCCTGATGGGGTGATGAATTACTTGCATTACCATCGAGCAGATAAAACTCAATATGAATTAGCTTGTTTACGCCGCGCTAATCAAATTGCAGTGAAAGGGCACAAAGCTGCAAAAAACGCCTTTTTTAATGGTGCGACCGAATTTGAGATCCAGCAACAATATTTATCTGAAATTGGCCAAGGTGAAAATGAAGTACCTTATGGCAATATCGTTGCTTTAAATCAAAATGCCGCGATATTACATTACACCGCTCTTGAGCATGTCAGTCCTGCTCAGCGATTATCATTTTTGATTGATGCTGGTGCAAATTATCATGGATATGCTGCAGACATTACTCGGACATATGCCTTTGAGAAAAATCGCTTTTGTGAGTTGATCAGCGCACTTAATAAACAGCAGTTAGCTATTATTGAGACGATGAAGCCTGGCGTGAAGTATCCCGATTTACACCTACAAACCCATGATCGAATCGCTAATCTACTAATCGAATTCGATATTGCTCGTGGTGATAGCGAAGGTTTGGTCGAAAGCGGTGTGACTTCTGCTTTTTTCCCTCATGGGTTGGGGCATATGCTCGGTTTGCAGGTGCATGACATGGGGGGCTATTCCCATGATGAGCGTGGCACCCATATTCCAGCACCAGAAGCTCACCCATTTTTACGCTGTACGCGCACTTTGGCTGCTAATCAGGTGTTAACTATCGAACCAGGTATTTACTTTATCGATTCATTACTGAATGAATTGTCGGCGCAGGCTAAGCAACTTGTGAATTGGCAAGTTGTTGACGAGTTGCGACCTTTTGGGGGCATTCGCATCGAAGATAACGTGATTGTGCATGCTGATAGAAATGAAAATATGACCCGAGATTGTGGACTTGAGTGA
- a CDS encoding amidohydrolase family protein, which produces MLTQKLTPIYTAIALSLAIPTMAIANTEEAAKWQVNAPENAPLQKVDINVTEGTWMNVNVSPDGKTIVFDLLGDIYQMPISGGEAKPLATGIAWQMQPVYSPDGKYIAFTSDEDGGDNIWVMNADGSNPHPVTTETFRLLNSPAWSPDSQYLVARKHFTASRSLGAGEVWMYHVAGGEGVKLTERPNDQKDLGEPAYSPDGRYIYFSQDATPGKTFHYSKDSVKGIYKIKRYDTQTGDIEVLIEGTGGAIRPTPSPDGKKLAYIKRDGFQSTLYLLDLKSGETTKLYDRLDRDMQETWAIHGVYPTMSWTHDNAEIVFWANGKINKLDVKSKSVKDIPFSVKTQLDVQPSVRFSQNLDQDQFDVKMLRMAQVSPNGEKVVFEALGKLWIRDIKDGKQKRLTRLDDNINELFPQWSRDGKNIVFTTWNDQDQGTVSLISARGGSTKVLTDQPGKYVEPTFSPDGDTIVYRKAKGGYVTPRTWSQEPGLYKVDIKGKNNTKISASGHQPQFGADNQRVFFMDYDEKQQLASIGLNGFEKRTHYTSEHATEFRVSPDGEHLAFAERFRVYVTPFAKHGETIDIGPKANNLPVTQLSSRAGESISWNNASNQLYWTLGPDLYQAQIDTQYAKTDAETKPQVTAIGFKQTADVPRGTVAFVGGKVITLENDQVIENGVVIVKDNKIVSVGDATTEIPSSAEVIDIKGKSIMPGLFDAHAHGGQADDEIIPQQNWALYSGLSLGVTSIHDPSNDTTEIFAASEQQKAGNIVGPRIFSTGTILYGANLPGYTSHVDSLDDAKFHLERLKKVGAFSVKSYNQPRRNQRQQVIQAARELEMMVVPEGGSLLQHNLSMIADGHTTVEHSLPVASIYSDIKQFWQQTEVSYTPTLVVAYGGISGEHYWYDKTDVWAHPRLSMYVPSDILDARSMRRTTAPDEHYNHFNVARVANELNDVGVKANIGAHGQREGLAAHWEMWMFAQGGMSNMEVLKTATINPAKTFGMDHQLGSIKPGKLADLIVIDGDPLEDIRTTDKVAYTMVNGKLFDAESMNQLNGDKKKRKAFFFENR; this is translated from the coding sequence ATGCTGACACAAAAACTCACCCCTATATATACCGCGATAGCCTTATCATTAGCCATTCCAACGATGGCGATAGCAAACACAGAAGAAGCAGCCAAATGGCAAGTGAATGCGCCAGAAAATGCCCCATTACAAAAAGTCGACATCAATGTCACTGAAGGTACATGGATGAACGTCAACGTTTCTCCTGATGGCAAAACCATTGTATTTGATCTACTTGGTGATATTTATCAAATGCCGATTAGTGGCGGAGAAGCCAAACCGCTCGCTACTGGCATTGCTTGGCAAATGCAGCCGGTATACAGCCCTGACGGAAAATATATTGCCTTTACCTCTGATGAAGATGGTGGCGACAATATTTGGGTTATGAACGCTGATGGCAGCAATCCACACCCAGTCACAACTGAAACATTTCGCTTATTAAACAGTCCTGCATGGAGCCCTGATTCACAGTATCTTGTTGCTCGTAAGCACTTTACTGCAAGCCGTAGTTTAGGTGCTGGCGAAGTGTGGATGTATCACGTTGCCGGTGGCGAAGGCGTTAAATTAACTGAGCGCCCTAACGACCAAAAAGATTTAGGTGAACCAGCTTACTCACCTGATGGCCGTTATATTTACTTCAGCCAAGATGCGACCCCAGGCAAAACTTTCCATTACTCAAAGGATTCGGTCAAAGGTATTTATAAAATCAAGCGTTATGATACCCAAACTGGCGATATTGAAGTCTTAATTGAGGGTACAGGTGGCGCAATTCGACCAACACCGAGCCCTGATGGTAAAAAACTCGCATACATTAAGCGTGATGGTTTCCAATCCACCTTATACTTACTTGATCTCAAGTCGGGAGAAACCACTAAGTTATACGACAGACTCGACCGTGATATGCAAGAAACTTGGGCTATTCATGGTGTCTATCCAACCATGTCTTGGACACATGACAACGCTGAAATCGTGTTTTGGGCTAATGGTAAAATCAACAAATTAGATGTTAAATCTAAGTCTGTTAAAGACATCCCCTTTAGCGTAAAAACCCAATTAGATGTTCAACCTTCTGTGCGTTTTAGCCAAAATCTTGATCAAGACCAGTTTGATGTAAAAATGCTGCGTATGGCACAAGTCTCACCCAATGGTGAAAAGGTAGTATTTGAAGCATTAGGAAAACTGTGGATACGAGATATTAAAGATGGCAAACAAAAGCGTCTTACTCGCTTAGATGACAATATTAATGAGCTATTCCCGCAATGGTCACGTGATGGCAAAAATATCGTGTTTACCACTTGGAACGATCAAGACCAAGGCACTGTCAGTCTTATTAGTGCCCGAGGTGGAAGCACCAAAGTACTAACTGACCAACCAGGTAAATATGTAGAACCAACATTCTCACCTGATGGTGATACCATAGTGTATCGCAAGGCTAAAGGTGGTTACGTGACACCACGCACTTGGTCACAAGAACCCGGCTTATACAAAGTAGATATTAAAGGCAAAAACAACACCAAGATCTCTGCAAGCGGGCACCAGCCACAATTTGGTGCTGACAATCAGCGCGTCTTTTTCATGGATTATGATGAAAAACAGCAACTTGCCTCTATCGGGTTAAATGGATTTGAAAAGCGAACCCATTACACCAGTGAGCACGCAACAGAATTTAGAGTGTCACCAGACGGTGAACACTTAGCCTTTGCAGAGCGCTTTAGGGTGTATGTCACACCTTTTGCTAAACACGGCGAAACCATTGATATTGGCCCAAAAGCGAATAACCTACCCGTTACTCAACTAAGTAGCCGCGCTGGTGAAAGTATTAGCTGGAACAATGCTAGCAATCAACTCTACTGGACACTTGGCCCTGATTTATATCAAGCTCAAATAGATACCCAATATGCTAAAACTGATGCAGAAACTAAACCTCAAGTCACTGCAATTGGTTTCAAGCAAACAGCTGATGTTCCACGTGGAACAGTGGCATTTGTTGGCGGAAAAGTGATTACCCTAGAAAATGACCAAGTAATTGAAAACGGCGTGGTCATCGTTAAAGATAATAAGATTGTCAGTGTTGGCGATGCGACAACAGAGATCCCATCTAGTGCTGAAGTCATCGATATTAAAGGCAAATCAATTATGCCAGGATTATTTGATGCGCATGCACATGGTGGCCAAGCGGATGATGAAATCATTCCACAACAAAACTGGGCACTCTACTCTGGTTTATCTTTAGGTGTAACCTCTATTCATGATCCATCTAACGATACCACAGAGATTTTTGCCGCATCAGAACAACAAAAAGCCGGTAACATTGTAGGTCCACGGATCTTTTCCACTGGCACAATCCTGTATGGTGCTAACCTACCGGGTTACACATCCCATGTAGATTCATTGGATGATGCAAAATTCCACTTAGAGCGTTTAAAGAAAGTCGGTGCCTTCAGTGTTAAAAGCTATAACCAGCCAAGACGAAATCAACGTCAACAGGTTATTCAAGCGGCACGAGAGTTAGAAATGATGGTGGTGCCTGAAGGCGGCAGTTTATTGCAACATAACCTATCAATGATCGCCGATGGCCACACAACCGTTGAACACTCGTTGCCCGTTGCTTCCATCTACAGTGACATTAAACAGTTCTGGCAACAAACCGAAGTGTCTTACACGCCAACATTAGTTGTGGCATATGGTGGCATTTCGGGTGAGCATTACTGGTATGACAAAACCGATGTATGGGCCCACCCACGACTAAGTATGTATGTTCCATCAGACATACTTGATGCCCGTTCGATGCGTCGCACAACCGCGCCGGACGAACATTACAACCATTTCAATGTTGCTCGCGTAGCCAACGAGCTAAACGATGTCGGCGTTAAAGCTAACATTGGTGCTCATGGTCAACGTGAAGGTTTAGCGGCACATTGGGAAATGTGGATGTTTGCTCAAGGCGGCATGAGTAATATGGAAGTACTAAAAACCGCCACAATAAATCCAGCGAAAACCTTTGGCATGGACCATCAGCTTGGTTCAATTAAACCTGGTAAGTTAGCTGACTTAATTGTGATTGATGGCGACCCACTTGAGGATATTCGCACAACAGACAAAGTAGCTTACACCATGGTCAACGGTAAACTATTTGATGCAGAATCAATGAACCAACTTAATGGCGACAAGAAAAAGCGTAAAGCATTCTTTTTTGAAAAC
- a CDS encoding TrkH family potassium uptake protein, with translation MQYRTIIRITGLLMGLFSITMLPPALVAVFYKDGGGAAFIQAFFVSLFLGFLLWYPNRKQKSDLRTREGFLIVVLFWTVLGSIGALPFIFSKQPDLSWTDSFFESFSALTTTGATVIVGLDTLPKAVLFYRHLLQWMGGMGIIVLAVAILPLLGIGGMQLYKAEVPGPVKDSKMTPRIAETAKALWYIYLMLTIACATAFYFAGMDVFDAICHSFSTIAIGGFSTHDASLGYFDSPIINIICAVFLLIAAVNFSLHFAAFTRRGINFKIYFKDAEFKVLIAVQIVLTAICFITLYSSGIYDSPEQTLDYAFFQVVSISTTAGFGTESFHSWPLFLPILLIFSSFIGGCAGSTGGGMKVIRLILLVLQGSRELKRLIHPKAMYSIRIGGTALPDRIIDAVWGFFSAYALVFVICMVILMAMDMDAITAFSATAASLNNLGPGLGDVANNYASITDGAKWVLVIAMLFGRLEVFTLLVLFTPTFWKN, from the coding sequence ATGCAATACAGAACAATTATTAGAATCACAGGTTTGCTAATGGGGCTGTTCTCCATCACCATGCTGCCACCGGCTTTAGTTGCCGTGTTTTATAAAGATGGTGGCGGAGCGGCATTTATCCAAGCTTTTTTTGTGAGTCTCTTTTTGGGTTTTTTACTTTGGTATCCCAACCGCAAACAAAAAAGTGACTTACGCACCCGTGAAGGCTTTTTGATTGTGGTGCTGTTTTGGACGGTTCTGGGCTCAATAGGGGCGTTACCATTTATCTTTTCAAAACAGCCCGATTTATCTTGGACTGACAGCTTTTTTGAATCCTTCTCCGCATTAACCACGACAGGGGCAACTGTTATTGTTGGCCTTGATACCTTGCCTAAAGCCGTACTGTTTTATCGCCATTTACTGCAATGGATGGGCGGAATGGGGATCATTGTATTGGCCGTAGCCATTTTACCGCTATTAGGGATTGGTGGCATGCAGCTTTACAAAGCGGAGGTGCCAGGGCCTGTTAAAGACAGTAAAATGACCCCTCGAATTGCCGAAACAGCAAAAGCGCTTTGGTATATTTATTTAATGTTAACAATTGCCTGCGCCACTGCATTTTATTTTGCTGGCATGGATGTGTTTGATGCCATTTGTCATTCATTCTCCACCATTGCCATTGGTGGTTTTTCAACCCATGATGCGAGTTTGGGGTACTTCGATAGCCCTATTATCAATATTATCTGTGCGGTATTTTTACTTATTGCGGCAGTCAATTTTAGTCTGCATTTTGCTGCGTTTACTCGCCGAGGCATCAATTTTAAAATCTACTTTAAAGATGCTGAATTTAAAGTCTTGATTGCGGTTCAGATAGTTTTGACCGCCATTTGTTTTATTACGTTATATTCATCAGGCATTTACGACTCGCCCGAGCAAACCTTAGATTATGCTTTTTTCCAAGTGGTTTCTATTTCAACAACTGCAGGCTTTGGTACCGAAAGCTTCCACTCTTGGCCACTGTTTTTACCTATTTTGTTAATCTTTTCTAGCTTTATTGGTGGTTGTGCTGGCTCAACGGGGGGCGGGATGAAGGTGATCCGTCTGATCTTATTGGTGCTGCAAGGCTCACGCGAGCTTAAACGCTTGATTCACCCTAAAGCTATGTACTCAATTCGTATTGGTGGAACTGCCTTACCCGATAGAATTATTGATGCGGTGTGGGGCTTCTTTTCCGCTTATGCATTGGTGTTTGTGATTTGTATGGTTATTCTCATGGCCATGGACATGGATGCCATCACCGCTTTTAGTGCCACCGCTGCGAGTTTAAATAACTTAGGTCCAGGTCTTGGTGATGTAGCCAATAACTACGCTAGCATTACCGATGGCGCTAAATGGGTATTAGTTATTGCCATGCTATTTGGGCGCTTAGAGGTATTTACCTTATTAGTGTTATTCACCCCTACATTTTGGAAAAACTAA
- the tusA gene encoding sulfurtransferase TusA: protein MSEIFQQAQHQLDALGLRCPEPVMMIRKTVRKMTDGETLLIIADDPATTRDIPSFCEFMDHTLIASDTTKTPYQYLIKKGL from the coding sequence ATGTCAGAAATTTTTCAACAAGCACAACACCAACTTGATGCTCTTGGCTTACGCTGTCCAGAGCCAGTTATGATGATCCGCAAAACCGTGCGTAAAATGACAGACGGAGAAACGCTGTTAATCATTGCCGATGATCCTGCAACCACGCGAGACATTCCTAGTTTTTGTGAGTTTATGGATCACACCCTTATTGCTAGCGATACCACAAAAACGCCATACCAATATTTGATAAAAAAAGGCTTATAA
- a CDS encoding MOSC domain-containing protein, whose protein sequence is MSAITLQSIAYKTAKRGKMNQVFCANVTTERGVENDIFGRPGKRQVTVLSQQQWQMACKQINLDLDWLTRRANLLINGYQFSANDVGKIIHIGEHLQLQITGETDPCAKMDQAYAGLEHALTPDWRGGVTCRVIKSGLIQNGDICLINSVI, encoded by the coding sequence ATGTCTGCTATCACATTACAAAGTATTGCCTACAAAACGGCAAAGCGCGGCAAGATGAACCAAGTGTTTTGTGCCAATGTCACCACTGAGCGTGGTGTTGAAAATGACATATTCGGTCGTCCCGGTAAAAGACAAGTCACGGTTTTATCACAGCAACAATGGCAAATGGCCTGTAAGCAAATTAACCTCGATTTAGATTGGCTTACTCGTAGGGCCAATTTATTAATCAACGGTTATCAATTTAGCGCTAACGATGTAGGTAAAATAATTCATATCGGTGAACATCTACAACTTCAAATAACCGGTGAAACAGACCCATGCGCGAAAATGGATCAAGCTTATGCAGGCTTAGAACATGCACTTACACCAGACTGGCGTGGCGGCGTGACTTGTCGAGTCATCAAAAGCGGCTTAATTCAAAATGGTGATATCTGCCTAATAAACTCAGTAATCTGA
- a CDS encoding YigZ family protein has translation MSESYRIPEADLAIEEEIKHSRFITSLFHCADQNALKLALTNIKQNYPGASHYCYAFIAGKPDDMVNIGSSDDGEPAGSAGRPMLATLQGANIGEIGAIVVRYYGGTKLGVGGLVRAYTSGIKQGISQLGLVTKYIRYPITLSCGYHQVNDIEYLVRQFDGVVIAQDYAEQVVISFELAKAALAEFNIQLAAMSQGSLQVKFTV, from the coding sequence TTGAGTGAGAGCTACCGTATACCCGAGGCTGATTTAGCGATTGAAGAAGAGATAAAGCACAGTCGCTTTATCACTTCGCTATTTCATTGCGCTGATCAAAACGCTTTAAAGTTAGCGCTCACTAACATTAAGCAAAACTACCCCGGTGCAAGCCATTACTGTTATGCCTTTATAGCCGGGAAGCCAGATGACATGGTGAATATTGGCTCAAGTGATGATGGTGAGCCTGCTGGTAGTGCTGGGCGGCCTATGTTGGCAACGCTACAAGGTGCCAACATAGGCGAGATTGGTGCGATTGTAGTGCGATATTATGGTGGGACTAAACTTGGTGTGGGTGGTTTAGTGCGCGCTTACACCTCGGGGATTAAGCAAGGCATAAGTCAGTTAGGGTTAGTAACCAAATATATTCGTTACCCGATCACCTTAAGCTGCGGCTATCATCAAGTTAATGATATTGAATATCTCGTGCGTCAGTTTGATGGGGTGGTCATTGCCCAAGACTATGCTGAGCAGGTCGTTATAAGCTTTGAATTAGCTAAAGCTGCGCTTGCTGAGTTTAATATACAGTTGGCTGCAATGAGCCAGGGAAGCTTACAAGTGAAGTTTACAGTTTGA
- the fadB gene encoding fatty acid oxidation complex subunit alpha FadB: MIYQSPTIQVELLEDNIAKLCFDAPGSVNKFDRETLASLDAALDSIKQHSDIKALLLTSAKSTFIVGADITEFLDLFKQDDATLLAWVNQANSVFNKLEDLPFPTASAINGFALGGGCETILATDLRIADTNARIGLPETKLGLIPGFGGTVRLPRVIGADNAVEWITTGKEQRPDDALKVGAIDAVVAPENLQATAIQMLKDALAGNLDWQARRTQKQSPLQLGKLEAMMSFTTAKGMVYAVAGKHYPAPMAAVSVVEQAATMDRTGALQVEAQAFIKLAKTDVATALIGIFLNDQFVKGKAKKAVKLANDVNNAAVLGAGIMGGGIAYQSASKGTPIVMKDIAQPALELGLNEAAKLLSAQVARGRSTPEKMAKVLNNITPSLDYTAIKHSDVVVEAVVEHPKVKATVLAEVEDYVSKDAIIASNTSTISINLLAKSLKKPERFCGMHFFNPVHKMPLVEVIRGEHSSEETIASVVAYASKMGKTPIVVNDCPGFFVNRVLFPYFAGFNGLLADGADFAAVDKVMEKQFGWPMGPAYLLDVVGLDTGHHAQAVMAEGFPDRMGKTDKDAIDIMFENNRLGQKNTKGFYSYSVDRRGKPKKDIDPTSYELLKGTFGELKAFEADDIIARCMIPMIIETVRCLEEGIVASPAEADMGLVYGLGFPPFRGGVFRYLDTMGVANFVALADKYAHLGGLYQVTDAMRELAANNGSYYQA; this comes from the coding sequence ATGATCTACCAAAGCCCTACCATTCAGGTTGAGTTACTAGAAGACAATATTGCCAAGCTGTGCTTTGATGCACCGGGCTCGGTTAACAAGTTCGATAGAGAAACTCTAGCCTCATTAGATGCTGCACTAGACAGCATCAAACAACATTCAGATATCAAAGCATTATTACTGACCTCTGCAAAAAGTACATTTATTGTAGGTGCTGATATCACAGAATTTTTAGATCTTTTCAAACAAGATGACGCCACGCTTCTTGCTTGGGTTAACCAAGCTAACAGCGTTTTCAATAAACTTGAAGATTTACCCTTTCCGACTGCATCAGCCATTAACGGTTTTGCACTAGGTGGTGGCTGTGAAACCATCTTGGCAACGGATTTACGTATTGCAGACACCAATGCTCGCATTGGCTTACCTGAAACCAAACTCGGATTAATTCCTGGTTTTGGTGGCACAGTTCGCTTACCTCGCGTTATCGGTGCCGATAATGCCGTAGAATGGATTACCACAGGCAAAGAACAGCGCCCAGATGACGCCTTAAAAGTCGGCGCAATTGATGCTGTTGTTGCACCTGAAAACTTACAAGCAACAGCGATTCAAATGCTAAAAGATGCCCTAGCGGGTAACTTAGATTGGCAAGCACGTCGTACGCAAAAACAATCTCCATTACAACTTGGCAAACTTGAAGCCATGATGTCATTCACCACGGCAAAAGGCATGGTTTATGCCGTTGCCGGTAAACACTATCCAGCACCAATGGCTGCAGTGAGTGTGGTTGAACAGGCTGCGACCATGGATCGCACAGGAGCACTACAAGTTGAAGCTCAAGCATTTATTAAGCTAGCTAAAACTGACGTAGCAACGGCCTTAATTGGTATTTTCTTAAATGACCAATTTGTGAAAGGCAAAGCTAAAAAAGCGGTTAAGTTAGCAAATGATGTGAACAATGCAGCGGTATTAGGTGCGGGCATTATGGGCGGTGGTATTGCATACCAAAGCGCTAGTAAAGGCACCCCAATAGTGATGAAAGACATCGCTCAACCTGCACTAGAGTTAGGTCTAAATGAAGCCGCTAAATTGCTTTCAGCTCAGGTAGCCCGCGGGCGTTCAACACCTGAAAAAATGGCAAAAGTGCTAAACAACATTACCCCATCATTAGATTACACTGCGATTAAGCATAGTGACGTAGTTGTTGAAGCCGTTGTTGAGCATCCAAAAGTAAAAGCAACGGTATTAGCAGAAGTAGAAGACTATGTGTCAAAAGATGCCATCATTGCCTCTAATACTTCAACCATTTCAATCAACCTATTAGCTAAAAGTCTTAAAAAGCCTGAGCGCTTCTGCGGTATGCACTTCTTTAATCCCGTGCATAAAATGCCATTAGTTGAAGTCATTCGTGGTGAGCACAGCTCAGAAGAAACCATCGCATCAGTAGTGGCTTACGCCAGCAAAATGGGCAAAACCCCAATCGTTGTTAATGACTGCCCAGGCTTCTTTGTTAACCGCGTATTGTTCCCATACTTTGCAGGCTTTAACGGTTTATTGGCTGACGGCGCAGACTTTGCTGCGGTAGATAAAGTCATGGAAAAACAATTTGGCTGGCCAATGGGCCCTGCTTATCTGCTTGATGTGGTTGGTTTAGATACTGGCCATCACGCACAAGCAGTAATGGCTGAAGGATTCCCTGATCGCATGGGCAAAACAGACAAAGATGCTATTGATATCATGTTTGAAAACAATCGCTTAGGACAAAAGAATACTAAAGGTTTCTATTCTTACTCTGTTGACCGCCGCGGTAAGCCGAAAAAAGATATCGACCCAACTAGCTATGAATTACTCAAAGGCACATTTGGCGAACTTAAAGCATTTGAAGCTGATGACATCATCGCACGTTGTATGATCCCAATGATCATCGAAACTGTTCGTTGTTTAGAAGAAGGTATTGTCGCTTCTCCAGCAGAAGCCGATATGGGCTTGGTGTATGGTTTAGGATTCCCTCCATTCCGCGGTGGTGTATTCCGTTATTTAGACACTATGGGCGTAGCAAACTTTGTTGCCCTAGCTGATAAATATGCGCATTTAGGTGGCTTATACCAAGTGACTGATGCAATGCGTGAACTTGCAGCCAACAACGGTAGTTACTACCAAGCCTAA
- the fadA gene encoding acetyl-CoA C-acyltransferase FadA: MKQAVIVDCIRTPMGRSKAGVFRNVRAETLSAELMKGLLLRNPQLDPNLIEDVIWGCVQQTLEQGFNIARNASLLAGVPKTAGAVTVNRLCGSSMDAIHQAARAIMTGMGDTFIVGGVEHMGHVPMNHGVDFHPGLANRVAKASGMMGLTAEMLGKLHGITREQQDAFAVRSHQRAHAATVEGRFAREIWAIEGHDANGALIKVAHDEVIRPETTMESLAGLRPVFDPANGTVTAGTSSALSDGASAMLVMEESKARALGLPIRARIRSMAVAGCDAAIMGYGPVPATQKALARAGLTVADLDVIELNEAFAAQSLPCVKDLGLQDVVDEKINLNGGAIALGHPLGCSGARISTTLINLMEDKDATLGLATMCIGLGQGIATVFERV; this comes from the coding sequence ATGAAACAAGCTGTTATCGTAGACTGCATTCGTACCCCAATGGGCCGCTCTAAGGCTGGAGTATTTAGAAATGTGCGCGCAGAAACTCTTTCTGCAGAATTAATGAAAGGGCTACTGCTTCGTAACCCACAACTAGACCCTAACTTAATTGAAGATGTAATTTGGGGTTGTGTTCAACAAACATTAGAGCAAGGGTTTAACATTGCTCGTAATGCTTCGTTACTAGCTGGTGTACCAAAAACCGCTGGCGCAGTTACCGTCAACCGTTTATGTGGTTCATCAATGGATGCCATTCATCAAGCTGCTCGCGCGATTATGACCGGCATGGGTGACACCTTTATTGTTGGCGGTGTTGAGCACATGGGCCATGTGCCAATGAACCATGGTGTCGATTTTCACCCAGGGCTGGCAAATCGTGTCGCTAAAGCTTCAGGCATGATGGGCTTAACCGCTGAAATGCTAGGTAAACTTCACGGTATTACTCGTGAGCAACAAGATGCATTTGCTGTACGCTCACACCAACGAGCTCACGCAGCAACTGTAGAAGGCCGTTTTGCGAGAGAGATTTGGGCCATTGAAGGTCATGATGCAAATGGTGCATTAATCAAAGTGGCTCACGATGAAGTGATCCGCCCCGAAACGACCATGGAGTCACTTGCTGGGTTACGTCCAGTATTTGACCCAGCCAACGGTACTGTGACTGCAGGTACATCGTCAGCACTTTCAGATGGCGCATCTGCAATGCTCGTCATGGAAGAATCTAAAGCACGCGCTTTAGGTCTACCAATTCGCGCTCGTATTCGCTCAATGGCGGTTGCCGGTTGTGATGCTGCGATTATGGGTTACGGCCCTGTGCCAGCAACGCAAAAGGCATTGGCTCGCGCAGGCTTAACTGTTGCAGATTTAGATGTGATTGAGTTAAACGAAGCATTTGCAGCACAGTCTTTACCTTGCGTTAAAGATCTTGGCTTGCAAGATGTGGTTGACGAGAAAATCAACCTTAACGGCGGTGCGATTGCACTGGGTCATCCACTAGGCTGTTCTGGTGCACGTATTTCTACGACACTTATCAACCTAATGGAAGATAAAGATGCAACTTTAGGGTTAGCAACAATGTGTATTGGTTTAGGCCAAGGTATTGCAACGGTATTTGAGCGCGTTTAA